Proteins encoded in a region of the Pseudomonas denitrificans (nom. rej.) genome:
- a CDS encoding UPF0158 family protein codes for MRPLTIDLDELAFALDTQGIDHYLDLFSGQVLLIPEEDPDPELAELLHREPERLLPIEPLSSGQSLELMRDFLREVPEPHAYSALANAIEGRKPFKAFRHVLMGYPELLQAWYVYQGERLRECALDWLADNQIQPAGRSSGAYL; via the coding sequence ATGCGCCCGCTGACCATCGACCTCGACGAACTGGCCTTCGCGCTCGATACCCAAGGTATCGATCACTACCTCGATCTGTTCAGTGGCCAGGTGCTGCTGATCCCCGAAGAAGACCCGGACCCGGAGCTGGCCGAGCTGCTGCACCGCGAGCCGGAGCGCCTGCTGCCCATCGAGCCGCTGAGCAGTGGCCAGTCGCTGGAGCTGATGCGCGACTTCCTCCGCGAAGTGCCCGAACCCCACGCCTATTCCGCCCTGGCCAACGCCATCGAGGGGCGCAAACCGTTCAAGGCCTTCCGCCACGTGCTGATGGGCTATCCGGAGCTGCTGCAGGCCTGGTACGTCTACCAGGGCGAGCGCCTGCGCGAATGCGCGCTGGACTGGCTCGCCGACAACCAGATCCAGCCGGCGGGGCGCAGCTCCGGCGCTTACCTGTAG
- a CDS encoding flavin monoamine oxidase family protein — MKMGWLRAAALLALGVFSVVALGKDKQPTAIVVGGGLAGLSAAYELQQAGWQVTLLEAKPQVGGRSGLATSEWIGNKKVQPTLNGYLETLKVNSVPAPEFVRTPSYLIDGVYYTSADLKTKMPAVAADLERFEKSLNELSASIDDPLNPLANKTLFALDQLTAARWLDKLNLSPTARLLVNQRIRSHYDEPSRLSLLYLAQQGRVYRGVDDRDLRASRLPGGSQVLAQAFVKQIKTIKTNAKVTSISQDKDGVTVKVGATGYTADYLVLAVPLRALGNITLTPGLNEKQLAALKGTNYGWRDQILMKFKRPVWDDKSRLSGEIYSDQGLGMIWVEPATKGGANVLINLSGDNARVMQAFGDRQLSEQVLIRMNKYYPKMRGAYDGYEMRRYSTDAGTGGSYLAFGPGQISRFWRVWETPVSRVAFAGEHTDALYPGTIEGALRSGKRAASQVRDLYAGKTPVLEGASLVADNKPAASDKPADAKGEKKGIMSWLPF; from the coding sequence ATGAAAATGGGATGGCTGCGCGCTGCCGCGTTGCTTGCTCTGGGGGTGTTCAGCGTAGTGGCGCTGGGCAAGGACAAACAACCGACCGCCATCGTGGTCGGCGGCGGTCTTGCCGGTCTTTCCGCAGCCTACGAGCTGCAGCAGGCGGGCTGGCAGGTCACCCTGCTGGAAGCCAAGCCGCAGGTGGGCGGTCGTTCGGGCCTGGCCACCAGCGAGTGGATCGGCAACAAGAAGGTCCAGCCGACCCTCAACGGCTACCTGGAAACCCTGAAGGTGAATTCGGTGCCGGCGCCGGAATTCGTCCGCACCCCGAGCTACCTGATCGACGGCGTCTACTACACCAGCGCCGACCTGAAGACCAAGATGCCGGCCGTCGCCGCGGACCTCGAGCGCTTCGAGAAGTCCCTGAACGAGCTGTCCGCCTCCATCGACGACCCGCTCAACCCGCTGGCGAACAAGACCCTGTTCGCCCTCGACCAGCTCACCGCCGCGCGCTGGCTGGACAAGCTGAACCTGTCGCCGACCGCGCGCCTGCTGGTCAACCAGCGCATCCGTTCGCACTACGACGAACCGTCGCGCCTGTCGCTGCTCTACCTCGCCCAGCAGGGCCGTGTGTACCGCGGCGTCGACGACCGTGACCTGCGCGCGTCGCGTCTGCCCGGCGGCAGCCAGGTGCTGGCCCAGGCCTTCGTCAAGCAGATCAAGACCATCAAGACCAACGCCAAGGTCACCTCGATCAGCCAGGACAAGGACGGCGTGACCGTCAAGGTCGGCGCCACCGGCTACACCGCCGACTACCTGGTGCTGGCCGTGCCGCTGCGCGCCCTGGGCAACATCACCCTGACTCCGGGCCTGAACGAGAAGCAGCTGGCGGCCCTCAAGGGCACCAACTACGGCTGGCGCGACCAGATCCTGATGAAGTTCAAGCGCCCGGTGTGGGACGACAAGTCGCGCCTGTCCGGCGAGATCTACAGCGACCAGGGCCTGGGCATGATCTGGGTCGAGCCCGCGACCAAGGGCGGCGCCAACGTGCTGATCAACCTGTCCGGCGACAACGCCCGCGTGATGCAGGCCTTCGGCGACCGCCAGCTCTCCGAGCAGGTGCTGATCCGCATGAACAAGTACTACCCGAAGATGCGCGGCGCCTACGACGGCTACGAAATGCGTCGCTACAGCACCGACGCCGGCACCGGCGGTTCCTACCTGGCCTTCGGTCCGGGCCAGATCAGCCGCTTCTGGCGTGTGTGGGAGACCCCGGTGTCCCGCGTGGCCTTCGCCGGCGAGCACACCGATGCGCTCTACCCGGGCACCATCGAAGGCGCCTTGCGCAGCGGCAAGCGTGCCGCCAGCCAGGTCCGCGACCTCTACGCCGGCAAGACGCCGGTGCTCGAAGGCGCGTCCCTGGTGGCTGACAACAAGCCGGCTGCCAGCGACAAGCCAGCCGATGCCAAGGGCGAGAAGAAGGGCATCATGTCCTGGCTGCCGTTCTGA
- a CDS encoding efflux RND transporter permease subunit: MSKFFIDRPIFAWVIALVIMLAGGLSILKLPVNQYPAIAPPAIAIQVSYPGASAETVQDTVVQVIEQQMNGLDHLRYISSESNSDGSMTITVTFDQGTSPDIAQVQVQNKLQLATPLLPQEVQQQGIRVTKAVKNFLMVVGVVSEDGSMTKEDLSNYIVSNIQDPLSRTAGVGDFQVFGSQYAMRIWLDPAKLNSFQMTPGDVKTAIQAQNVQISSGQLGGLPAVKGQQLNATIIGKTRLQSAEQFKDILLKVNADGSQVRLKDVADVALGGQDYSINAQFNGKPASGIAIKLATGANALDTAKSIRATLATLEPFFPQGMKIVYPYDTTPVVSASIHEVVKTLGEAILLVFLVMYLFLQNFRATLIPTIAVPVVLLGTFGVLAAFGFSINTLTMFGMVLAIGLLVDDAIVVVENVERVMAEEGLSPREAARKSMGQIQGALVGIALVLSAVFLPMAFFGGSTGVIYRQFSITIVSAMALSVLVALVLTPALCATMLKPIEKGDHGEHKRGFFGWFNRAFLSTTHGYERGVTSILKHRVPYLLMYVLILGGMVFLFTRIPTAFLPDEDQGVLFAQVQTPAGSSAERTQVVVDSMRAYLLDKESSSVNSVFTVTGFNFAGRGQSSGMAFIMLKPWEERPGAENSVFALAQRAQQHFFSFKDAMVFAFAPPAVLELGNAVGFDIFLQDQAGVGHEVLMQARNQFLGLAAQNPVLQRVRPNGLNDEPQYKLLIDDEKASALGVSLADINSTISIAWGSNYVNDFIDRGRVKKVYLQGRPNARMSPEDLDKWYVRNSSGEMVPFSAFATGEWSYGSPKLARYNGVPAMEVLGEPAPGRSTGEAMAAVEDIVKQLPKGVGYAWTGLSYEERLSGSQAPALYALSLIVVFLCLAALYESWSIPFSVMLVVPLGVIGALLATSMRGLSNDVFFQVGLLTTIGLSAKNAILIVEFAKELHEQGKGIVEAAIEACRMRLRPIVMTSLAFILGVVPLAISTGAGSGSQHAIGTGVIGGMVTATVLAIFWVPLFYVVVSTLFKDAASKEQESTEKGH, translated from the coding sequence ATGTCGAAGTTTTTCATTGACCGGCCCATCTTCGCCTGGGTGATCGCCCTGGTGATCATGCTGGCGGGCGGTCTATCGATCCTCAAGTTGCCGGTGAACCAGTACCCGGCCATTGCGCCGCCGGCCATCGCCATCCAGGTGAGCTACCCGGGCGCCTCCGCCGAGACGGTGCAGGACACCGTGGTGCAGGTCATCGAGCAGCAGATGAACGGTCTCGACCATCTGCGCTACATCTCCTCGGAGTCCAACTCCGACGGCAGCATGACCATCACCGTGACCTTCGACCAGGGCACCAGCCCTGACATCGCCCAGGTCCAGGTGCAGAACAAGCTGCAGCTGGCCACGCCGCTCCTGCCGCAGGAAGTGCAGCAGCAGGGCATCCGCGTGACCAAGGCGGTGAAGAACTTCCTGATGGTGGTCGGCGTCGTCTCCGAAGACGGCAGCATGACCAAGGAAGACCTGTCGAACTACATCGTCTCCAATATCCAGGACCCGCTGTCGCGGACCGCTGGCGTGGGCGACTTCCAGGTGTTCGGTTCGCAGTACGCCATGCGCATCTGGCTGGACCCGGCGAAGCTCAACAGCTTCCAGATGACCCCGGGCGACGTGAAGACGGCGATCCAGGCGCAGAACGTGCAGATCTCCTCCGGCCAGCTGGGCGGCCTGCCTGCGGTAAAGGGGCAGCAGCTCAACGCCACCATCATCGGCAAGACCCGCCTGCAGAGCGCCGAGCAGTTCAAGGACATCCTGCTCAAGGTCAACGCCGACGGCTCCCAGGTCCGCCTGAAGGACGTCGCCGATGTCGCCCTGGGCGGCCAGGACTACAGCATCAATGCCCAGTTCAACGGCAAGCCGGCCTCGGGTATCGCGATCAAGCTGGCCACCGGCGCCAACGCGCTGGACACCGCCAAGTCGATCCGCGCCACCCTGGCCACGCTGGAGCCGTTCTTCCCGCAGGGCATGAAGATCGTCTACCCGTACGACACCACCCCGGTGGTTTCCGCCTCGATCCATGAGGTGGTGAAGACCCTGGGCGAAGCGATCCTGCTGGTGTTCCTGGTGATGTACCTGTTCCTGCAGAACTTCCGCGCCACGCTGATCCCGACGATCGCCGTGCCGGTGGTCCTGCTGGGCACCTTCGGCGTACTCGCCGCCTTCGGCTTCTCGATCAACACCCTGACCATGTTCGGCATGGTGCTGGCGATCGGCCTGTTGGTGGACGACGCCATCGTGGTGGTGGAAAACGTCGAGCGGGTGATGGCCGAGGAAGGCCTGTCGCCCCGCGAGGCGGCGCGCAAGTCCATGGGCCAGATCCAGGGCGCGCTGGTGGGTATTGCCCTGGTGCTCTCGGCGGTATTCCTGCCGATGGCCTTCTTCGGCGGTTCCACCGGGGTGATCTACCGCCAGTTCTCCATCACCATCGTCTCGGCCATGGCCCTGTCGGTGTTGGTGGCCCTGGTGCTGACCCCGGCGCTCTGCGCCACCATGCTCAAGCCCATCGAGAAGGGCGACCACGGCGAACACAAGCGCGGCTTCTTCGGCTGGTTCAACCGTGCGTTCCTCTCCACCACCCACGGCTACGAGCGCGGCGTCACCTCGATCCTCAAGCACCGCGTGCCATACCTGCTGATGTACGTGCTGATCCTCGGCGGCATGGTCTTCCTGTTCACCCGCATCCCCACTGCGTTCCTCCCCGACGAAGACCAGGGCGTGCTGTTCGCCCAGGTGCAGACCCCGGCCGGTTCGTCCGCCGAGCGCACCCAGGTGGTGGTGGACTCCATGCGCGCGTACCTGCTGGACAAGGAAAGCAGCTCGGTGAACTCGGTATTCACCGTGACCGGCTTCAACTTCGCCGGCCGTGGCCAGAGCTCGGGCATGGCGTTCATCATGCTCAAGCCCTGGGAAGAGCGTCCGGGCGCGGAGAACAGCGTGTTCGCGCTGGCCCAGCGCGCGCAGCAGCACTTCTTCAGCTTCAAGGACGCGATGGTGTTCGCCTTCGCCCCGCCGGCAGTACTCGAACTGGGTAACGCCGTGGGCTTCGACATCTTCCTCCAGGACCAGGCCGGCGTCGGCCACGAAGTGCTGATGCAGGCGCGCAACCAGTTCCTTGGTCTTGCCGCACAGAACCCGGTACTGCAGCGCGTGCGTCCCAACGGCCTGAACGACGAACCGCAGTACAAGCTGCTGATCGACGACGAGAAGGCCAGTGCGCTGGGCGTCTCCCTGGCGGACATCAACAGCACCATCTCCATCGCCTGGGGTTCGAACTACGTCAACGACTTCATCGACCGTGGTCGGGTGAAGAAGGTCTACCTGCAAGGCCGCCCGAACGCGCGGATGAGCCCGGAAGACCTGGACAAGTGGTACGTGCGCAACAGCTCCGGCGAGATGGTGCCGTTCAGCGCCTTCGCTACCGGCGAGTGGAGCTATGGCTCGCCGAAGCTGGCGCGCTACAACGGCGTGCCGGCCATGGAAGTCCTCGGTGAACCGGCCCCGGGCCGTTCCACCGGTGAGGCCATGGCGGCGGTCGAGGACATCGTCAAGCAACTGCCCAAGGGCGTCGGCTATGCCTGGACCGGTCTGTCCTACGAGGAACGCCTGTCCGGCTCGCAGGCCCCTGCGCTCTATGCCCTGTCGCTGATCGTGGTGTTCCTCTGCCTGGCGGCGCTGTACGAGAGCTGGTCGATTCCGTTCTCGGTGATGCTGGTGGTGCCGCTGGGCGTCATCGGTGCGCTGCTGGCGACGTCCATGCGCGGCTTGTCCAACGATGTGTTCTTCCAGGTGGGGCTGTTGACGACCATCGGCCTGTCGGCGAAGAACGCGATCCTGATCGTCGAGTTCGCCAAGGAACTGCACGAGCAGGGCAAGGGCATCGTCGAGGCGGCCATCGAGGCGTGCCGGATGCGTCTGCGCCCGATCGTCATGACCTCCCTGGCGTTCATCCTCGGCGTGGTGCCGCTGGCGATTTCCACTGGCGCCGGCTCCGGCAGCCAGCATGCGATCGGTACCGGCGTGATCGGCGGCATGGTCACTGCGACCGTCCTCGCGATCTTCTGGGTGCCGTTGTTCTACGTGGTGGTCAGTACCCTGTTCAAGGACGCCGCGTCCAAGGAACAGGAATCCACCGAGAAGGGGCATTGA
- a CDS encoding MarR family winged helix-turn-helix transcriptional regulator, protein MTHNVNPDLPQTLMKVLDHLRESLQDQLCAEGIDLTPPDIRLLELIGADAGQSLQSLGRKMCRDKALVTRKIREMETLGLVRRERNPGDQRSFQLFLTEAGSRVDERTQAILARTHDSLFAPLDDEEQRTLTQLLRQCLQGHAD, encoded by the coding sequence ATGACCCACAACGTGAATCCCGACCTGCCACAGACCCTGATGAAGGTCCTCGACCACTTGCGCGAGAGCCTCCAGGACCAACTGTGCGCGGAGGGCATCGACCTCACGCCACCGGACATCCGCCTGCTCGAGCTGATCGGCGCCGATGCCGGCCAGAGCCTGCAGAGCCTCGGCCGCAAGATGTGCCGCGACAAGGCACTGGTGACCCGCAAGATCCGTGAGATGGAGACGCTGGGTCTGGTGCGTCGCGAGCGCAACCCGGGTGACCAGCGCAGCTTCCAGCTGTTCCTGACCGAGGCCGGGAGCCGTGTCGACGAGCGTACCCAGGCCATCCTTGCACGTACCCATGACAGTCTGTTCGCACCGCTGGACGACGAGGAGCAACGCACCCTCACCCAGCTCCTGCGGCAGTGCCTGCAGGGTCACGCGGACTGA
- a CDS encoding cytochrome b, with protein sequence MQWRNSPARYGLVSLFLHWGSALVVFGLFGLGLWMRELDYYDTWYHRAPEIHKSIGILLAIALIVRVLWRFISPAPPTPANHGQMTRLATRLGHLALYALLFAVIIAGYLISTAEGKPISVFGWFDVPATLSGITDQADIAGAIHLYLAWTLVVLAVLHALAAFKHHFFDRDETLVRMLGRAAK encoded by the coding sequence ATGCAATGGCGTAATTCCCCCGCTCGCTACGGACTGGTCAGCCTGTTCCTGCACTGGGGCAGTGCGCTGGTGGTCTTCGGCCTGTTCGGCCTGGGCCTGTGGATGCGCGAGCTGGACTACTACGACACCTGGTACCACCGCGCTCCGGAAATCCACAAAAGCATCGGCATCCTCCTGGCCATCGCCCTGATCGTGCGCGTGCTCTGGCGCTTCATCAGCCCGGCGCCGCCGACCCCGGCCAACCACGGCCAGATGACCCGCCTGGCCACCAGGCTCGGCCACCTGGCGCTCTACGCGCTGCTGTTCGCGGTGATCATCGCCGGCTACCTGATCTCCACCGCCGAAGGCAAACCCATCAGCGTGTTCGGCTGGTTCGACGTGCCCGCCACCCTGAGCGGCATCACCGACCAGGCCGACATCGCCGGCGCCATTCACCTGTACCTGGCCTGGACCCTGGTTGTACTGGCCGTGCTGCACGCCCTGGCGGCGTTCAAACACCATTTCTTCGACCGTGATGAGACGCTGGTCCGCATGCTCGGTCGTGCCGCGAAATAA
- a CDS encoding AdeC/AdeK/OprM family multidrug efflux complex outer membrane factor, whose protein sequence is MRKSLLSLAIAAGVLSGCSLIPDYERPEAPVAAAYPQGDAYDAGQPATAGADIGWREFFKDPQLQRLVEVSLENNRDLRVAALNIEAYRAQYRIQRADLFPAVDAGITGSRQRLPADLSTTGSSMISSQYGATLGVTSWELDLFGRLRALRDQALETYFASEEARRSTQTSLVANVANAYLTLRADQAQLELTRNTLATYQKSYDLTKRSYEVGVASALDLRQSQTSVESARATLAQYTRLVAQDQNALVLLLGSGLPGDLPQGRQLSDELLATVPAGLPSDLLQRRPDILQAEHQLKAANANIGAARAAFFPNISLTANAGSLSPDLSGLFDGGSGSWLFKPSITLPIFNAGSLQASLDLAKVQKDINVAQYEKAIQTAFSEVADGLAARGTFNEQLQAQRSLVDATSEYYRLADKRYRTGVDNYLTVLDAQRSLFSAQQQLITDRLNQLTSEVNLYKALGGGWQATAAQARPISSEAPKG, encoded by the coding sequence ATGAGAAAGTCCTTACTGTCCCTCGCCATAGCAGCCGGCGTGTTGTCCGGCTGCTCGCTGATCCCCGACTACGAGCGCCCCGAGGCGCCCGTGGCCGCGGCTTATCCGCAGGGCGATGCCTACGATGCGGGGCAGCCGGCTACCGCCGGCGCCGACATCGGCTGGCGCGAGTTCTTCAAGGACCCGCAACTGCAGCGACTGGTCGAAGTGTCGCTGGAAAACAACCGTGACCTGCGCGTCGCCGCGCTGAACATCGAAGCCTACCGGGCGCAGTACCGCATCCAGCGGGCCGACCTGTTCCCGGCGGTGGACGCCGGCATCACCGGTTCGCGCCAGCGCCTGCCGGCCGACCTGTCGACCACCGGCAGCTCGATGATCAGCAGCCAGTACGGCGCGACCCTGGGCGTGACTTCCTGGGAGCTCGACCTGTTCGGCCGCCTGCGCGCCCTGCGTGACCAGGCGCTGGAAACCTACTTCGCCAGCGAAGAGGCCCGCCGCAGCACCCAGACCAGCCTGGTGGCCAACGTTGCCAACGCCTACCTGACGCTGCGCGCCGACCAGGCCCAGCTGGAGCTGACCCGCAACACCCTGGCCACCTACCAGAAGAGCTACGACCTGACCAAGCGCAGCTACGAAGTGGGCGTCGCCTCGGCCCTGGACCTGCGCCAGTCGCAGACTTCGGTGGAAAGCGCGCGGGCGACCCTGGCGCAGTACACCCGTCTGGTCGCGCAGGACCAGAACGCGCTGGTCCTGCTGCTGGGTTCCGGTCTGCCGGGCGACCTGCCCCAGGGCCGCCAGTTGTCCGACGAGCTGCTGGCCACCGTGCCGGCGGGCCTGCCTTCCGACCTGCTGCAGCGCCGCCCGGACATCCTCCAGGCGGAGCACCAGCTCAAGGCGGCCAACGCCAACATCGGCGCGGCGCGGGCGGCGTTCTTCCCGAACATCAGCCTCACCGCCAACGCCGGCAGCCTCAGCCCGGACCTGTCCGGCCTGTTTGACGGCGGCTCCGGCAGCTGGCTGTTTAAGCCCTCGATCACCTTGCCGATCTTCAACGCCGGCAGCCTGCAGGCGAGCCTGGACCTGGCCAAGGTGCAGAAGGACATCAACGTGGCGCAGTACGAGAAAGCCATTCAGACGGCCTTCTCCGAGGTCGCCGACGGCCTCGCCGCGCGCGGCACCTTCAACGAGCAACTGCAGGCGCAGCGCTCGCTGGTGGACGCCACCAGCGAGTACTACCGCCTGGCCGACAAGCGCTACCGCACCGGTGTGGACAACTACCTCACCGTGCTCGACGCGCAGCGCTCGCTGTTCAGTGCCCAGCAGCAGCTGATCACCGACCGCCTCAACCAGCTGACCAGCGAGGTCAACCTGTACAAGGCTCTCGGCGGCGGCTGGCAGGCGACAGCGGCGCAAGCCAGGCCGATCTCCAGCGAGGCGCCGAAAGGCTGA
- the mexA gene encoding multidrug efflux RND transporter periplasmic adaptor subunit MexA, with product MQRKPAMRALVPALLVAMATLAGCDKAQAPQEKQIPEVGVVTLQPQEVTLSTELPGRTTAYRIAEVRPQVNGIILKRLFKEGSDVKEGQQLYQIDPATYQATLQSAQANLVSTQQQAERYKELVKDEAVSKQQYADAQAAYLQAKATVDSAQINVRYTKVYSPISGRIGRSSVTEGALVQNGQSTALATVQQLDPIYVDVTQSSTSLIRLRRELAAGQLEKAGDNAAKVKLYLEDGSEYPVEGKLEFSEVSVDQGTGSVTVRAIFPNPKKELLPGMFVHAQLEEGIKKQAILAPQQGVTRDFRGMATALVLNAQDKVELRTIKADRTVGAYWLVSDGLKAGDRLITEGLQYVQPGAQAKAVPAKNVAPTAGAADKPAAAQPAKQG from the coding sequence ATGCAACGAAAGCCAGCCATGCGCGCCCTGGTCCCGGCCCTGCTCGTCGCCATGGCCACTCTTGCCGGCTGCGACAAAGCCCAGGCCCCGCAGGAGAAGCAGATCCCCGAGGTCGGTGTAGTGACCCTGCAGCCGCAGGAAGTCACCCTGAGCACCGAACTGCCGGGCCGTACTACCGCGTATCGCATTGCCGAAGTTCGCCCGCAGGTGAACGGCATCATCCTCAAGCGTCTGTTCAAGGAAGGTAGCGACGTCAAGGAAGGCCAGCAGCTGTATCAGATCGACCCGGCCACTTACCAGGCGACGCTGCAGAGCGCCCAGGCCAACCTGGTATCCACCCAGCAGCAGGCCGAACGCTACAAGGAACTGGTCAAGGACGAGGCGGTGAGCAAGCAGCAGTACGCCGACGCCCAGGCCGCCTACCTGCAGGCCAAGGCCACTGTCGACAGCGCCCAGATCAACGTGCGCTACACCAAGGTCTACTCGCCGATCTCCGGCCGTATCGGCCGCTCCAGCGTGACCGAAGGCGCCCTGGTGCAGAATGGCCAGAGCACCGCGCTGGCCACCGTGCAGCAGCTGGACCCGATCTACGTCGACGTCACCCAATCCTCCACTTCGCTGATCCGCCTGCGCCGCGAGCTGGCCGCCGGGCAGCTGGAGAAAGCCGGCGACAACGCCGCCAAGGTCAAGCTGTACCTGGAAGACGGCTCCGAATACCCCGTCGAGGGCAAGCTGGAGTTCTCCGAGGTCTCGGTTGACCAGGGCACCGGCTCGGTGACCGTGCGCGCCATCTTCCCCAACCCGAAAAAGGAGCTGCTGCCGGGCATGTTCGTCCATGCGCAGCTGGAAGAGGGCATCAAGAAACAGGCCATCCTGGCGCCGCAGCAGGGCGTGACCCGTGACTTCCGTGGCATGGCGACCGCGCTGGTGCTCAATGCCCAGGACAAGGTCGAGCTGCGCACCATCAAGGCCGACCGCACCGTCGGTGCCTACTGGCTGGTCAGCGATGGCCTGAAGGCCGGCGACCGCCTGATCACCGAAGGTCTGCAGTACGTCCAGCCGGGCGCCCAGGCCAAGGCCGTACCCGCGAAGAACGTGGCGCCCACCGCTGGTGCCGCCGACAAGCCCGCCGCCGCTCAACCGGCCAAGCAGGGTTAA
- a CDS encoding YceI family protein — protein MLKKTFAALALGTALFSAGQAMAADYKIDKEGQHAFIEFRIKHLGYSWLYGRFDDFDGAFTFDEKNPSADKVKVTINTNSVNSNHAERDKHLRSADFLNVSKNPTATFESTGVKADGKNAEITGNLTLNGVTKPVTIKAELIGQGDDPWGGYRAGFLGTTTLKLKDFNIQRDLGPASQEVELTLSVEGVRQ, from the coding sequence ATGCTGAAGAAGACGTTCGCCGCTCTGGCGCTGGGTACCGCCCTGTTCTCTGCTGGCCAGGCCATGGCCGCGGACTACAAGATCGACAAGGAAGGCCAGCACGCCTTCATCGAGTTCCGCATCAAGCACCTGGGTTACAGCTGGCTGTACGGCCGCTTCGACGACTTCGACGGTGCCTTCACCTTCGACGAGAAGAACCCGTCCGCCGACAAGGTCAAGGTGACCATCAACACCAACAGCGTGAACTCCAATCACGCCGAGCGTGACAAGCACCTGCGCAGCGCGGACTTCCTGAACGTCTCGAAGAACCCGACCGCGACCTTCGAATCCACCGGCGTGAAGGCCGATGGCAAGAATGCCGAGATCACCGGCAACCTGACCCTGAACGGCGTGACCAAGCCGGTCACCATCAAGGCTGAACTGATCGGCCAGGGCGATGACCCGTGGGGCGGCTACCGTGCCGGCTTCCTCGGCACCACCACCCTCAAGTTGAAGGACTTCAACATCCAGCGCGATCTTGGCCCGGCTTCCCAGGAAGTCGAGCTGACCCTGTCGGTAGAAGGGGTGCGTCAGTAA